The following are encoded together in the Falsiruegeria litorea R37 genome:
- a CDS encoding cyclase family protein, whose protein sequence is MTDWIDLSFDLNPEMWIYSAENYSDPPFGAMKWTDPETSRYEVWALSMGTQMGTHIDAPCHFVPGAATMDAFDPQHCFGRFRRVDAAQPKVDLSPEGWAGITHLFLDARADHLARVADIEALLTLPIPIWVMAGGVRVDHPDGLWFHQRIAGAGKFLVEDLNADDAGPLPETGEIITTPLKLTGLSGSPTRVLLRGT, encoded by the coding sequence ATGACCGATTGGATCGACTTGAGTTTTGATCTGAACCCCGAGATGTGGATCTATTCGGCGGAAAACTACTCGGACCCGCCCTTTGGCGCGATGAAGTGGACCGATCCGGAGACCAGCCGATATGAGGTCTGGGCGTTGTCCATGGGCACGCAGATGGGCACTCATATCGATGCGCCGTGCCATTTTGTGCCCGGAGCGGCCACGATGGATGCCTTTGACCCGCAACACTGTTTTGGCCGGTTTCGCCGGGTGGATGCAGCGCAGCCGAAGGTGGATCTGTCACCAGAGGGATGGGCAGGGATCACCCATCTGTTTCTGGACGCGCGCGCGGATCACTTGGCTCGGGTCGCGGATATCGAGGCCCTGCTAACTTTGCCGATCCCGATCTGGGTGATGGCAGGCGGCGTGCGTGTCGATCATCCGGACGGGCTGTGGTTTCATCAGCGCATCGCCGGAGCGGGCAAGTTTTTGGTTGAGGATCTGAATGCGGACGATGCGGGCCCTCTGCCCGAGACGGGTGAGATCATCACGACGCCCTTGAAACTCACCGGTTTGAGCGGGTCGCCCACGCGCGTTTTGCTCCGCGGCACATAA
- a CDS encoding DUF1501 domain-containing protein — protein MSHPEFTRRGFLHSSGLAMAGTAAMTMGLPGLARASGAMITPQRKALVFIMLDGGNDSYNMLVPTDRTHHKQYSRTRGNLAIARRELLGLDGPDDAAGRSFGLHASMPEVQKLYNRKKLAFVANVGPLVERLRKEQFYDGSAQLPLGLLSHADQFKHWQTSRPDVRENQGWFGHFADQLQPSLSAHEIPMNISLAGHNIQQNGAHNLPYSIKSEGSVGLYVKEEKSQLNEVLLDSFTKLMNEDYAGDPFMETYLGLTRDAQAKHEVFRDATKGIKAPGRFSGSDLSQQLRMVARTIKAADRLGLQQQTFFLRYIGWDHHDELLNNQGYMLSVLSRALGEFQHSLEEMEIDDRVVTFTGSDFGRTLTSNGNGTDHGWGGNTIVMGTPVQGGRVFGEYPSLGLGNDNLQDVGDGVLIPTTSTDQLYADLSLWFGVQDSALNTLFPNLHRFTDTANGGRLGLFA, from the coding sequence ATGTCCCATCCCGAATTCACACGTCGCGGTTTCCTGCACTCCAGTGGTCTTGCCATGGCAGGCACCGCCGCCATGACCATGGGCCTGCCCGGCCTGGCGCGCGCCTCGGGCGCTATGATCACACCGCAGCGCAAGGCACTGGTGTTCATCATGCTCGACGGGGGCAACGACAGCTACAATATGCTGGTGCCCACCGACCGCACCCATCACAAGCAATACAGCCGCACCCGGGGCAACCTGGCCATCGCACGGCGCGAATTGCTGGGTCTGGATGGCCCCGACGACGCGGCAGGCCGCAGCTTTGGCCTGCACGCGTCGATGCCCGAGGTGCAAAAGCTCTACAACCGCAAGAAACTCGCCTTTGTCGCCAACGTCGGCCCGCTGGTCGAACGGCTGCGCAAGGAGCAATTCTATGATGGTTCAGCGCAACTTCCGCTTGGTTTGCTCAGCCACGCGGATCAGTTCAAGCACTGGCAAACCTCGCGCCCGGACGTACGCGAAAACCAGGGCTGGTTTGGCCATTTCGCCGATCAATTGCAGCCCAGCCTGTCCGCACATGAAATCCCGATGAACATTTCGCTGGCCGGTCACAACATCCAGCAGAACGGCGCGCACAACCTGCCTTATTCGATCAAGTCCGAGGGGTCGGTTGGCCTCTATGTCAAGGAAGAGAAGAGCCAGCTGAACGAGGTACTTCTGGATAGCTTCACCAAGCTGATGAACGAAGATTACGCAGGCGACCCGTTCATGGAGACCTATCTGGGCCTCACCCGCGACGCGCAAGCCAAGCACGAGGTCTTCCGTGACGCCACGAAAGGCATCAAGGCGCCGGGCCGCTTTTCGGGCAGTGATCTGAGCCAACAGCTGCGCATGGTCGCCCGCACCATCAAGGCCGCGGACCGGTTGGGGTTGCAGCAGCAGACGTTCTTCCTGCGCTATATCGGTTGGGACCACCACGACGAGTTGCTTAACAACCAAGGTTACATGCTGAGTGTTCTGTCGCGGGCCTTGGGTGAGTTCCAGCATTCGCTGGAAGAGATGGAGATCGACGACCGTGTCGTGACCTTCACCGGGTCCGACTTTGGCCGCACCCTGACCTCGAACGGGAACGGCACCGACCATGGCTGGGGTGGCAACACCATCGTCATGGGCACACCTGTTCAGGGCGGCCGCGTCTTTGGCGAATACCCGAGCCTTGGCCTGGGCAACGACAACTTGCAGGATGTGGGCGACGGCGTGCTGATCCCGACCACTTCGACCGACCAGCTCTATGCCGATCTTTCACTGTGGTTCGGCGTTCAGGACAGCGCGCTGAACACGCTTTTCCCCAACCTGCACCGGTTCACAGACACAGCAAACGGGGGTCGTCTGGGTTTGTTTGCCTGA
- a CDS encoding DUF1800 family protein, whose amino-acid sequence MKNTLEDTSRFLMQATLGADQTLLDRVSAQGIKPWLSDQLDHKPNSGRTFENATRAIWKDFRKRLVAAHGEHAINGDGNNPALPYKWYFHMAWWDHTLSSKDDLLRQRMAQALGEVLVISDQSSLELDAIGFASYYDLLYKHAFGSYVDLLYDVSMHPMMGIYLSHMLNQKANKRKNIHPDENYAREIMQLFSIGLFELNQDGSEKLDGGGKPIPTYDNRDIKELARVFTGLLPAAYEYEWTNSFWESSYNGYPVGFDDDVEKAYKTVPFIDATKPMVVDEDFHDRGAKNLLGGKLTLPGGQKGPREIRSLVEQLVAHPSTAPFIARNLINRLVTSNPSPAYIRAVAKAFGPKGDLKATLEAVLTYPLINEVTDNRLPTARKAGDKMVQSQKLKSPLHRVTQLLLAFNAHNTSGKLWLLGDDLQEELQMHPMSAPTVFNFYKPDFAPHGPLQNAGMVAPEFELHTSATSVAYVNQMYYWFFGGFLPLVSTQIGSGAEQKMVMEMYPDTLWAQKNDALRFDLKAEIASAKSAAKRDALIDQMSILLTGRTSQKAKARIKAAFAQFSDNPAWVVQTIAFMIAISPEFTVQEA is encoded by the coding sequence ATGAAAAACACATTGGAAGACACCAGCCGGTTTCTGATGCAAGCCACACTTGGGGCCGATCAGACGCTTTTGGACAGGGTGAGCGCGCAGGGGATCAAGCCCTGGCTTTCAGATCAACTTGACCACAAGCCGAACTCTGGACGCACGTTTGAAAACGCGACCCGCGCGATCTGGAAGGATTTTCGCAAGCGGCTTGTCGCGGCTCATGGCGAGCACGCGATCAATGGCGATGGCAACAACCCCGCCCTGCCCTACAAATGGTACTTCCACATGGCCTGGTGGGATCACACGCTCAGCAGCAAGGACGATCTGCTGCGTCAGCGTATGGCACAGGCCTTGGGTGAGGTTCTGGTGATCTCGGACCAATCCTCGCTGGAACTCGATGCCATTGGTTTTGCCAGCTACTATGACCTGCTCTACAAACACGCCTTTGGCTCGTATGTTGATCTGCTTTACGACGTGTCGATGCATCCGATGATGGGCATTTACCTGTCTCACATGCTCAACCAGAAAGCCAACAAGCGCAAAAACATCCACCCGGATGAAAACTATGCGCGCGAGATCATGCAGCTGTTTTCGATCGGCCTGTTCGAGCTGAACCAGGACGGGTCGGAAAAACTGGACGGGGGCGGCAAACCGATCCCGACCTATGACAACCGCGATATCAAGGAACTCGCCCGAGTGTTCACCGGCCTACTGCCCGCAGCCTATGAATACGAATGGACCAACAGTTTCTGGGAAAGCTCGTACAACGGTTATCCGGTTGGTTTTGATGACGATGTCGAAAAAGCATACAAAACCGTGCCCTTCATCGACGCCACAAAGCCGATGGTGGTCGATGAGGATTTCCATGATCGCGGCGCCAAAAACCTGCTGGGGGGCAAGCTGACGCTGCCCGGCGGTCAAAAAGGCCCGCGCGAGATCCGTTCATTGGTAGAGCAGCTGGTGGCACACCCATCAACCGCGCCATTCATCGCGCGCAACCTGATCAACCGGCTTGTGACCTCGAACCCCTCACCTGCTTACATCCGCGCCGTGGCCAAGGCGTTTGGTCCCAAGGGCGACCTGAAGGCCACGCTTGAGGCGGTGCTGACTTATCCGTTGATCAATGAGGTGACGGACAACCGCTTGCCGACGGCCCGCAAGGCCGGGGACAAGATGGTGCAATCGCAAAAATTGAAATCGCCGCTGCACCGCGTGACCCAGCTTTTGCTGGCATTCAACGCCCACAACACCAGCGGCAAGCTGTGGCTGCTCGGGGATGATCTGCAAGAAGAACTGCAGATGCACCCGATGTCGGCACCCACGGTGTTCAATTTCTACAAGCCCGACTTTGCCCCTCATGGTCCGCTGCAGAACGCCGGAATGGTCGCGCCCGAGTTTGAGCTGCACACCTCGGCCACTTCGGTCGCTTACGTCAATCAAATGTACTATTGGTTCTTTGGAGGTTTCCTGCCGCTGGTCTCGACCCAGATCGGGTCTGGGGCCGAGCAGAAAATGGTCATGGAGATGTATCCAGATACCCTCTGGGCACAGAAAAATGACGCCTTGCGGTTCGATCTGAAAGCCGAGATCGCATCAGCAAAATCTGCGGCCAAGCGCGATGCGTTGATTGATCAGATGTCGATCCTGCTCACAGGTCGCACGTCTCAAAAGGCCAAGGCACGTATCAAAGCGGCCTTTGCGCAATTTTCCGACAATCCCGCATGGGTGGTGCAAACCATCGCCTTCATGATCGCCATTTCCCCCGAATTCACCGTGCAGGAGGCCTGA
- a CDS encoding DUF2141 domain-containing protein, giving the protein MKLTPILSGALFASTLSTTAALADMEVTIDGVDASGGSIHVLAFNDQRAFENNMFAKMVSYVKIPATEGSVTGVLPGLEAGSYAIMLHHDANDNGQFEMKGAVPEEGWGYSNNAGATAPPTYDEAVFEYTGDNNPTMKMNYAPK; this is encoded by the coding sequence ATGAAACTGACACCCATTCTGAGTGGCGCTTTGTTCGCGTCGACTTTGTCGACGACCGCTGCTCTAGCCGACATGGAAGTAACCATCGACGGTGTCGATGCATCCGGCGGTTCAATCCACGTTCTGGCGTTCAACGATCAACGCGCGTTCGAAAACAACATGTTCGCCAAAATGGTAAGCTATGTGAAAATTCCCGCAACCGAGGGTTCTGTCACTGGTGTTCTTCCCGGACTGGAGGCCGGCAGCTATGCCATCATGTTGCATCACGATGCCAACGACAATGGCCAGTTTGAAATGAAAGGCGCCGTTCCGGAAGAGGGCTGGGGTTACTCCAACAACGCCGGCGCAACCGCGCCTCCGACTTATGACGAAGCAGTGTTCGAATATACCGGCGACAACAACCCAACCATGAAAATGAACTACGCGCCCAAATAA
- a CDS encoding coniferyl aldehyde dehydrogenase, translating to MTKHDPNLNADMLSLLEAQRSHFLTSGAPSLNERIDRINRLIDLIADNQDALCDAVSADFGNRSRAETLIADIGGTLTELKHAKSHLAQWMKPTKAKVDFPLNIFGGKARIEYQPLGVIGIVSPWNFPIYLAIGPMGEAFAAGNSVMLKPSEFTPNTSALMKQLIEEKFSANEAAVITGGVETGVNFTKLPFDHMLFTGATSIGKHILHAAADNLVPVTLELGGKSPAIVTNNADMDVATSRITAGKLFNAGQVCLAPDYALVPRAKVGDFVNQVKTKMAAAYPTLQGNQDYTHIVSDRQHDRLKALVQQARDSGAEVIEVNPANESFDGSNEKVMPPTIIVDPSPDLDVMTDEIFGPILPVIPYDTVEQAITFVNARPRPLALYVFSKDAGEQDKVLSNTTSGGACINDTIMHSTQQSLPFGGVGPSGMGAYHGHHGFKLFSHEKSVYKQINMDGPFKPLRAPFGEKFKKAVAPMLKK from the coding sequence ATGACCAAGCACGACCCAAATCTGAACGCGGACATGCTGAGCCTGCTCGAAGCGCAGCGTTCGCATTTCCTGACCTCCGGAGCCCCCTCGCTGAACGAACGGATTGATCGCATCAACCGTCTGATCGATCTGATCGCCGACAACCAGGACGCTCTTTGTGACGCTGTTTCTGCAGACTTCGGCAACCGCAGCAGGGCCGAGACACTGATCGCCGATATCGGCGGCACGCTGACCGAACTCAAGCATGCCAAGTCCCATTTGGCCCAATGGATGAAACCGACCAAAGCCAAAGTTGATTTCCCGCTGAACATTTTCGGCGGCAAGGCCCGGATCGAATACCAGCCCTTGGGTGTCATTGGCATCGTATCGCCTTGGAACTTCCCGATCTACTTGGCCATCGGCCCAATGGGGGAAGCCTTTGCTGCCGGCAACTCGGTTATGTTGAAGCCGTCGGAATTCACACCAAACACCTCGGCCCTGATGAAGCAGTTGATCGAAGAGAAATTCTCGGCCAACGAGGCAGCGGTGATCACTGGTGGCGTGGAAACCGGTGTGAACTTTACCAAGCTGCCGTTCGACCACATGCTGTTCACGGGGGCGACCTCGATCGGCAAGCACATCCTGCATGCTGCCGCCGACAACTTGGTTCCCGTGACTTTGGAACTGGGCGGTAAGTCGCCCGCCATCGTGACCAACAACGCCGACATGGATGTGGCAACTTCGCGGATCACGGCAGGTAAACTGTTCAACGCAGGCCAGGTCTGCCTGGCGCCCGACTATGCCTTGGTCCCACGCGCCAAGGTTGGTGACTTTGTGAACCAAGTCAAAACCAAGATGGCCGCTGCTTATCCGACCCTGCAGGGCAATCAGGACTACACCCATATCGTATCCGACCGTCAGCACGACCGGTTAAAGGCGCTAGTTCAGCAGGCCCGCGACAGCGGCGCTGAAGTGATCGAGGTGAACCCTGCCAATGAGAGCTTTGACGGCTCGAACGAAAAGGTCATGCCGCCCACCATCATCGTCGACCCTTCTCCTGACCTGGACGTGATGACAGACGAGATCTTTGGCCCGATCCTGCCAGTCATCCCCTATGACACGGTCGAACAAGCCATCACATTCGTGAACGCCCGCCCCCGTCCCCTTGCTCTGTATGTCTTCTCGAAAGACGCAGGCGAGCAGGACAAGGTTCTGTCCAATACCACATCGGGCGGCGCTTGCATCAACGACACCATCATGCATTCGACCCAGCAAAGCCTGCCGTTTGGCGGCGTTGGTCCGTCGGGCATGGGCGCTTATCACGGCCACCACGGCTTCAAGCTCTTTAGCCATGAAAAGTCCGTCTACAAGCAGATCAATATGGACGGGCCGTTCAAACCTTTGCGGGCGCCTTTCGGTGAGAAATTCAAGAAGGCCGTTGCGCCGATGCTTAAAAAGTAA
- a CDS encoding MFS transporter translates to MKTQTAGTPGKMQLFYGLGGVANGVFSNGLSFFLLIYYNLVIGLPAEVVGFALSIALVFDAISDPVVGYLSDNWKSRMGKRHPFIFLSIVPTAFLFWLIWNPPASLTTDGQLFWFLLLTTIGLRFSMTLYDVPHNAMLPELTSDYNARTLLSGHKVSVTWIAGQIIVIAMYTIWLVPTDFMPYGILNQAGYQEAGLVSAFLIGGAILISALGLYSYKDQMTEIAHEPTKGAGGFFRQFASAAGLPALRAIFLSSAVYAIGSGVAAALWTYLMSFYWELSNDQISLILLANLAGALIAGFLIKVLSNRDNKKAAAINLSILSTIIGAGPYLLRWLDLFPANGTEALLYVLFAHGIIQVGVIVWTSSVLTSMTADVVEVGLHKSGFQNEGIITASITFILKAGTAGGLAVSGMFLAFVGFPSAPDQSNLTPEIISSLGINYALLTVMIYVASIVFLLFYNLDKKQFEEMVGNKAA, encoded by the coding sequence ATGAAGACCCAAACCGCCGGCACGCCCGGCAAGATGCAACTGTTCTACGGCTTGGGCGGTGTCGCCAACGGCGTATTCTCAAATGGTTTGAGCTTCTTTCTGCTCATCTATTACAACCTGGTCATCGGACTTCCGGCCGAGGTTGTGGGTTTTGCCCTTTCGATCGCGCTGGTCTTTGACGCGATTTCGGACCCGGTTGTGGGCTATCTGTCGGACAACTGGAAATCGCGGATGGGCAAGCGGCATCCGTTCATCTTTCTGTCGATTGTACCGACCGCTTTCCTGTTCTGGCTGATCTGGAATCCGCCCGCATCCCTGACCACCGATGGGCAGCTGTTCTGGTTCCTGTTGCTGACCACCATCGGACTGCGCTTTTCGATGACACTGTATGATGTACCGCACAACGCGATGCTGCCGGAACTGACCAGCGACTACAACGCTCGGACCCTGTTGTCGGGGCACAAGGTCTCAGTGACGTGGATCGCCGGTCAGATCATCGTGATCGCGATGTACACCATCTGGCTCGTGCCGACCGACTTCATGCCTTACGGCATTCTGAACCAGGCCGGATACCAGGAAGCTGGGCTTGTCAGTGCTTTCCTTATCGGTGGCGCAATCCTGATCTCCGCCCTGGGTCTCTACTCCTACAAAGATCAGATGACCGAAATCGCCCATGAGCCGACCAAAGGCGCCGGTGGCTTCTTTCGTCAGTTTGCCTCGGCCGCAGGTCTTCCCGCATTGCGCGCAATCTTCCTGTCATCGGCAGTCTACGCGATCGGATCCGGCGTTGCCGCCGCTCTGTGGACCTATCTGATGAGCTTTTACTGGGAGCTCAGTAACGATCAGATCTCGCTCATCCTGTTGGCGAATTTGGCAGGCGCGCTGATTGCGGGTTTCCTGATCAAGGTGCTGTCCAACCGTGACAACAAGAAGGCCGCGGCAATCAACTTGTCGATCCTGTCGACCATCATCGGCGCTGGCCCCTATCTGCTGCGCTGGCTGGATCTGTTCCCTGCCAATGGCACTGAGGCCCTGCTCTATGTCCTGTTTGCGCACGGTATCATTCAGGTTGGTGTGATTGTCTGGACCTCTTCGGTGCTGACCTCGATGACTGCGGATGTGGTAGAGGTTGGCCTGCACAAGTCCGGGTTCCAGAACGAAGGGATCATCACTGCTTCGATCACCTTCATCCTAAAAGCAGGTACAGCGGGCGGCTTGGCGGTCTCGGGCATGTTCCTGGCCTTCGTTGGTTTCCCATCGGCACCCGACCAAAGCAACCTGACACCTGAGATCATCAGCAGCCTCGGCATCAACTACGCGCTGCTCACAGTCATGATCTACGTAGCGTCCATCGTTTTCCTTTTGTTTTACAATCTTGACAAAAAACAATTCGAAGAGATGGTGGGCAACAAAGCTGCATAG
- a CDS encoding aromatic ring-hydroxylating oxygenase subunit alpha has protein sequence MTLDCSMPEHATQILPREAYTSQEWFDREMKELFAKTWGFAGLAKDVANPGDYMTAQVGTFTLFVIRGSDGELRAFHNICRHRGTELVDRGCGNKGKTIVCPYHRWTFGLDGALRGVPDQKALFPDFDKKENGLHPASVGEFKGLVFVSPEPDLSFDAYLSTIPEVVWPHDLNNPELVQAQEKIVYEMECNWKVFFENAIDGYHLLYLHEHTLGGPHPEKNVWEPHGDHQVWYSTEQENIKSRIPQYVAQQLQKMRLKPLVHAGEHGYGGVYAMFPTTLVVTSPYSFSLSIMHPTGPNTTRLEVLSWMPKARLKAMGGLKHVPGYDKTTGTIKSSHWKVHPLETGDFQTEDVYVAEKMQRSLQSPKYSVGQLASGPGAESPLTYFQQCVRNYVPEE, from the coding sequence GTGACTTTAGATTGCTCTATGCCAGAACACGCCACCCAGATCCTGCCGCGTGAGGCCTATACCTCGCAGGAATGGTTCGACCGTGAAATGAAGGAATTGTTCGCCAAGACCTGGGGATTCGCAGGTCTCGCCAAGGATGTAGCCAACCCCGGTGACTATATGACGGCCCAGGTCGGGACCTTCACCTTGTTTGTGATTCGCGGATCGGATGGCGAGCTGCGCGCGTTCCACAACATCTGCCGCCACCGGGGAACCGAGCTGGTGGATCGTGGCTGTGGCAACAAGGGTAAAACCATCGTTTGTCCCTATCACCGCTGGACATTCGGTCTGGATGGCGCGCTGCGCGGTGTGCCGGATCAAAAGGCGCTGTTCCCGGATTTTGACAAGAAGGAAAACGGCCTGCACCCTGCGTCAGTGGGGGAATTCAAAGGCCTGGTCTTTGTCAGCCCGGAACCTGATCTCAGCTTTGATGCCTACCTGAGCACCATCCCCGAGGTGGTCTGGCCGCATGATCTGAACAACCCCGAGTTGGTGCAGGCGCAGGAAAAGATCGTCTACGAGATGGAGTGCAACTGGAAGGTTTTCTTCGAGAACGCCATTGACGGTTATCACCTGCTTTACCTGCATGAACACACGTTGGGCGGCCCCCACCCGGAAAAGAACGTCTGGGAGCCGCATGGCGATCACCAGGTTTGGTATTCGACCGAACAGGAAAACATCAAAAGCCGGATCCCGCAGTACGTTGCACAGCAACTGCAAAAGATGCGGCTCAAGCCGCTCGTTCACGCAGGCGAGCATGGGTATGGCGGCGTCTATGCGATGTTCCCGACCACCTTGGTGGTGACGTCGCCCTATTCCTTCTCGCTGTCGATCATGCACCCGACCGGGCCGAACACCACACGCCTGGAAGTCCTGAGCTGGATGCCCAAGGCACGACTAAAGGCAATGGGTGGGCTCAAGCACGTCCCGGGCTATGACAAGACAACCGGCACTATCAAATCCTCGCATTGGAAGGTGCACCCGCTGGAAACCGGTGATTTCCAGACCGAGGATGTATATGTCGCCGAAAAAATGCAGCGTTCGCTGCAGTCTCCTAAATATTCTGTAGGTCAACTGGCCAGCGGACCGGGTGCGGAATCGCCGCTGACATACTTCCAGCAGTGTGTTCGGAACTACGTGCCAGAAGAGTGA
- a CDS encoding class I adenylate-forming enzyme family protein, translating to MLTLGELINRNARNFGDREAYVEIDRRRTWRELDQRTDALGRVLRGWGVRPGDRIGVILKDSIEVVETIGACAKAGAVRVGLNYRLAPPELGALIDDAGVDQIFVQAELVDGAKEALAHSDRQPRLIGIGGGHDLSDDYEALIAEGTADEPLSLSQHERLMICYTTGSTGLPKGAIYPHRQMIESMAAIALSEGATPDDVWLHAMPASGVPIMHLLRNIFHGNTCAIIGEWDAERALQLIEREKCSICVLVPTMLNSLLSSGLIGKYDVSSMRQLGYGSAPIPPATVREAVQAFGCSFLQMYGTTELMGMSMMLTATDHDLALNADHNCLASAGRPLYFVETRIIDDEGNDLPQGKAGELLIRTPYVIPGYWNQDVKYTETVRDGWLYTGDIAAQDAEGYVYLMDRAKFRIKSGGYNIFPVEIENCLAEHEAVDEVSVFGLPDPKWGDRIHATVTLVDGQTTTGEELRAFCRGKIANFKIPKDIEIWDSLPKGPTGKIQKREIIEVCTRREKTHATQ from the coding sequence ATGCTGACGCTAGGCGAATTGATCAACCGAAACGCGCGCAACTTTGGCGACCGCGAGGCCTATGTCGAGATTGACCGCCGCCGCACTTGGCGGGAATTGGATCAGCGCACGGATGCGCTTGGCCGCGTTCTGCGGGGTTGGGGCGTGCGCCCTGGCGATCGGATCGGTGTGATCCTGAAAGACAGCATCGAGGTGGTCGAAACCATCGGGGCCTGCGCCAAGGCGGGCGCGGTTCGGGTCGGGTTGAACTATCGCCTTGCCCCGCCCGAGTTGGGCGCGTTGATCGACGACGCCGGTGTAGATCAAATCTTTGTCCAGGCGGAACTGGTCGATGGGGCCAAAGAGGCGCTGGCCCATTCGGATCGACAGCCGCGCCTGATCGGCATTGGTGGCGGACACGATCTGTCAGACGACTATGAGGCCCTGATCGCCGAAGGCACGGCAGACGAACCACTCAGCCTGTCGCAGCACGAGCGACTGATGATCTGCTACACCACCGGATCAACCGGCCTGCCGAAAGGCGCAATCTATCCGCATCGCCAGATGATCGAATCCATGGCCGCCATTGCTCTGTCCGAAGGGGCCACGCCCGATGACGTCTGGCTGCACGCGATGCCCGCCTCAGGCGTGCCGATCATGCATCTGCTGCGCAACATCTTTCACGGCAACACCTGCGCAATCATCGGCGAATGGGATGCGGAACGGGCCCTGCAATTGATCGAACGCGAGAAATGCTCGATCTGCGTCCTGGTGCCGACGATGCTCAACAGCCTGCTGAGTTCCGGCCTGATCGGCAAATACGACGTCTCGTCCATGCGCCAGCTCGGCTATGGCTCGGCCCCGATCCCGCCCGCCACGGTGCGCGAGGCCGTGCAGGCCTTTGGCTGTTCGTTCCTGCAGATGTATGGCACGACCGAGTTGATGGGCATGTCGATGATGCTGACAGCGACCGACCATGACCTTGCCTTGAACGCCGATCACAATTGCCTCGCCAGTGCCGGCCGCCCGCTCTATTTTGTAGAAACCCGGATCATCGACGACGAGGGCAACGATCTGCCCCAAGGCAAGGCCGGAGAGCTGCTCATCCGCACGCCCTACGTGATCCCCGGCTATTGGAATCAGGACGTGAAATATACCGAGACGGTGCGCGATGGCTGGCTCTACACTGGTGACATCGCCGCGCAGGACGCCGAAGGGTACGTCTATCTGATGGATCGGGCCAAGTTCCGTATCAAATCGGGTGGCTACAACATTTTCCCGGTCGAGATCGAAAACTGCCTGGCCGAGCATGAGGCGGTGGATGAGGTCAGCGTCTTTGGCCTGCCCGATCCCAAATGGGGCGACCGCATCCATGCGACCGTGACACTGGTTGATGGCCAGACCACCACAGGCGAAGAGCTGCGCGCGTTTTGCCGGGGCAAGATCGCCAACTTCAAGATTCCAAAGGACATCGAGATCTGGGACAGCCTGCCAAAAGGGCCGACCGGAAAGATCCAAAAGCGTGAGATCATCGAGGTCTGTACGCGCCGCGAGAAGACACACGCCACTCAGTGA
- a CDS encoding LysR family transcriptional regulator: MIELRDLELLSALARHRHFAKAAEDCGISQPAFSMRIRNLEDRLGVSIVKRANRFQGLTEEGEMIVRRARRILLDTKALEQEVLAVKGEITGTLVLGVIPTALAFTGRLVRRLHQAHPKIVPRIDSMSSATIQKRLDEGTIDAGVTYGDSIGTDLRSVQPLYEETYVLLVPEHMTSETGPIPWARVAEFPLSMLEPQMQNRRILDRIFAELGLHPQVVAESSGFTASMVMAREGLAATVVPRVLVRALGNLKGTRVLPLIAPEVSKPICLATLTRDPELPTVAALRRVVTSLR; this comes from the coding sequence GTGATCGAATTACGAGACCTGGAATTGCTTAGCGCGTTAGCGCGGCATCGGCACTTTGCCAAGGCGGCCGAGGATTGCGGGATTTCGCAGCCTGCGTTCTCCATGCGGATCCGAAATCTCGAGGACCGGTTGGGTGTCTCCATCGTCAAGCGCGCCAATCGGTTTCAGGGGCTGACCGAAGAGGGCGAAATGATCGTCCGACGGGCGCGGCGCATCCTGTTGGACACCAAAGCGCTGGAGCAAGAGGTGCTGGCGGTCAAGGGTGAGATCACAGGAACCTTGGTCCTGGGGGTGATTCCCACGGCTTTGGCCTTTACCGGCCGGTTGGTGAGGCGACTGCATCAGGCGCACCCAAAGATCGTGCCGCGCATCGATTCCATGTCCTCGGCCACAATCCAGAAGCGGTTGGACGAGGGCACGATTGATGCGGGCGTTACCTATGGTGACAGCATCGGTACAGATCTTCGTTCGGTTCAGCCACTCTATGAAGAGACCTATGTCCTGCTTGTTCCCGAGCACATGACCAGCGAAACGGGACCAATTCCCTGGGCGCGCGTGGCCGAGTTTCCACTTTCGATGCTTGAGCCTCAGATGCAGAACCGGCGCATTCTGGATCGCATCTTTGCCGAACTTGGCCTGCATCCTCAGGTGGTTGCGGAAAGCAGCGGGTTTACCGCCTCGATGGTCATGGCGCGCGAAGGGTTGGCAGCAACGGTGGTGCCGCGTGTCTTGGTGCGCGCTTTGGGGAACCTAAAGGGCACAAGGGTCTTGCCGTTGATTGCGCCCGAGGTCAGCAAGCCCATCTGCTTGGCCACGCTGACGCGTGACCCGGAACTGCCAACGGTTGCCGCATTGAGGCGCGTGGTGACGTCTTTACGGTGA